From Anopheles maculipalpis chromosome X, idAnoMacuDA_375_x, whole genome shotgun sequence:
TGAGCTGTGCGAGCTCTGCCAGCAATACTGTCTCGACCCGCGGGACAAGGAGCAGCAGCGCCGCCACAATGCGGACTGCATCCGCGAGCACGAGCTGGAGATGGAGCACGCGTTCGCGGTGCAGCGTTCGCGCGACAAATCGTGCGGCATCTGTCTGGAGGTGGTGATGGAGAAGCGGGCCCGGGAGCAGCGATTCGGCATTTTGCCCAACTGTAAGCACACATTTTGTCTCGGCTGCATCCGGACCTGGCGCAAGGCAAACAATTTTGccaacaaaattaaaaggtAAATGGTCGCGTGCTGAACTGTCCACTGTGGCTCTGACTCGTACAAGAGCCATGAGTTGgggcggttttttgtttggtgatgCGTAGTGGTGTACGCACTGAGTTagagtgtgtgagtgatttaaattttttcaatgaataatttaaataaacttcgACGGGTTGATCGACTTAGGTGAACCTTAGCGgaaagaggggaaaaaaatcgtaCATGGCGGCCGCCAGCCCTCACAATTATAGAGCCAGGCGAAGGTTATAGAGCCTTTTTCTTAGGCTCTATAACCTTCGCCCTGTCCACCAGAATGGCCCCCCGTATTCCTCCGCAAAAGAAACCGTCCCAAATAGAGTTGTAGTACTTACGTATACCGTTTGCTTCTGCCACTTTTAGGAGCTGCCCAACCTGTCGCGTACCATCCGACTTTGTCTGTCCCAGCTTTGTGTGGGTAGAGTGTGGCGAGGAGAAGAAGCGCCTGATCGAAAACTACAAACAAGCCTGCAACAACACCGACTGTATGCACTTCAAGAAGGGCAGCGGGAACTGCCCGTTCGGCAATAAGTGCTTCTACCGCCATGCCCTACCGTCCGGCGAGCTGGTCGATCTCGGTGCGCCGTCCCGCCGGCGCAACCTGACCCGGGGCCGCCACCGCGATATGGATCATGCCGATACGCTGCAGCTGCAGGAAATCTTTGCCACCATCATCGCACCGCGCAGCTGGCTGCTGCACGACTACATGGATTCAATCTTTTCCGATCTGGACTATTCGGAGGACGACCTGGAATATTTTTCCGGGCGGGGCGGAGGCTTCCCGTCCGACTCCTCTGACTACGAAGatgattttatgtttgatCTGATATGATCAGCAACGAAGCATTAAACCAGCTTTTTGGGGTAGTGCAGGGGAAGTTAGATTGGAGTTTTGGAACGCTCGTAGGTGAGAGGCATATGagcgaaagggagagaaaaagagagagagagagaaaagcgtTTAAAAAACAGTTAATAGCCAAagtttaaaacacacacatacacgaaacaagaaaaaaaaacactcacgaTTTTGAAGCACGCACGCATGGAATGATACGGTAAAGTGCGTTTAGAACCGAGCAGACCTTtttatgttgctgttgtgtgccAATCCTTACGGATCGTTAGCTGATTCTACACTACTACTATACTCGCACAACACAGGCGGGGGAATAGCTTAGCGAAGTGCAACTGTGCCCGTGTGCCGAATGTCAGGAAACAGGACATCATGGAGACTATTTATAAGTATCAAATCGGCACCACGTGGAGAGGATGGTTTTGATATGTTCATCTCTCTCCCGAGGGAcagaacaaacgaaaaaaaatacggAAATGCTCAAATCAAGGTTAGGGAAAGGGTAAACAGTCCATCAGCCCTCATACTCGGAACCATACAACCAACAGCAAAGcgcacgaaaaaaaatggcagtaCAGCATTCCAAGCCGCATCTGGTGGATCCTCGGATCTGCACCGAGATCTTTATTTGCTAAtaccaaattattttttttatgttctatGTACTTGTTTTCTACATCCAAAAACGCAACAAGAAAGTTAGAGGACGCCATAGtgagcagagagagagagagagagagagatcgaaAAATGTTCCTTTTCCTGGCCCACTCACAACGAGATTCGTACGCAGGCTAGACAaattcgattttttcttccctttttgaaGTGCATCCCAAAATCTATCTACCTCACCGTAAGCCCTAGCGATATctgtagcacacacacacgcacgcaaccAACGCCCTTCTCTAATGAAGCTCAAATGAAtccaaaaagggggaaaagatCACAAGCGCGGTAAAATGTGTTAGAGCATGGAAGAAGCGGGGAAgagttggtttttattttgccatttATTAGCAACGCTATggatttaaattattgttgtCGATAAATTATTAGGAATTCTAACGAAGAACGCATTCTAGTTCGTCCGCCCGTACTCAAGCTGTACGGTTTGGCGgccgttttcttctcttgatgatgattgtgttttttcctcAAGATAGTcaattattgtttaatttcacTCTGTAGTGATGAGCAATTAGTTTACTGAAGATAGTTAGTTTTGAAAGGCAGttagaaacaaaatttaaattatattgcatccacccctccccccccccccccgccattccttttttgacaTCCGCTATTGTAATTTataatgtaatttaatttggcTTATTTCAGTATTGTCCGTGTGGAAATGGCAAAAGTTAGGAAACGGAAGCGAGCTTTGCTTAAAAAACACATATATTGGGCGTGTTCGTAAGATTCCCgcgcagttttgttttgtatttttttttttcaggcgGATGTGCGCTTGATCCCGtccgctctttctctctctctcgctcttttcgATGCTCCGGTACTGCTTTTTCTCGTTGTAAAAGTGTATTTCCCGGATGGCGTGAATAAGCGACaagggaggggaggggagggttGGAACAGGAGAAAGGAAGGGATCATGAAATTGTGTAGGAAAATCTCGAATAGTCGCGAAATGAGCAAGAACGGGAGAAAACCAAGCGTAGTCAAGTAATCAAATCCAGGATTCTGGGAGAAACAGCATGAAAATAGGATGCGGTGTAGTAGCaggtgttttttctcttttaaatTTGCATGTGCACTGTTATCTTTAGTTtaccgaaaagaaaacacataagatttgttaaaaaaaaacaaccggaaATAATAGGACATACATGCGTGTTTTGAAACAAACTGTGAAAGGCTGGATTCGATGTGTtaagaaatatataaatagagaagaagaaaacaaacccccTGTATCTGATAGTTATGATAAGCAAGGAGCTATTATGTCAAcgtattgtaaaaaaaaaacagagtcAGAAAACCCAGACAGGAACGCGCCGAGTCAAATGAAGTcggaagtagaaaaaaaacacaaagagcgttagagagagagagagagagagagagagagagagagagagagagagagagagagagagagagcagccATGGGGCGGGTAGTTTCACCCACCAAAATAAGAAGTATGAAATAATACTAACTCTAGTACATACTCACGATTTACTTGATTTTTGTGatacgatacacacacacacacacacgcacacacacacacacacatatatatatatatatatatatatatatatatatatatatatatatatatatatatatatatatatatatatatatatatatatatatatatatatacatatataaatattgtttctCCTATCTTTTATAGCTTTTAtacaaaacgaagaagaaaaacaaaactccgtgtgtgtgcttctgtgGGTGTTTTAGAGCATGCGAGCTAAATCCTTCGCAAAGGATGCTATATGTGGTGGCAAAGGGAGgtagggaagcaaaaaaaaaccggagagtgataagcaaacaaaaaaaaaatgttgtggCGCCATCGTCCCCAGTGtggaggggggaaaaaagaaatatggtacccaaacacacccacacacacacacacacacacactacgaaCTACGGACTACTCActcgtttgtgttgttttttttaaatatatatattaaaTATCGCCAGTGGATTACAAATCAAAAGCGaagaaacaagaagaaaacaaaaatcaaacgctTGTTATGCACGTGTTTGTtacgtttgatttttttgtttccgcaTCCACTGTTTCGGTACAGTGAGCtcgtctatgtgtgtgtgtgtgtgggtgtgtttgtgtggtccTGTCCACGCGTTAATCAAACCAGTATCCACGATTAGTATGTAAGCCTCTTTTTAGGATTAAGTTTATAAgttaaagagagagagagagagagagagagagagagagagagaacaagaGCAATCAAGATGGCGCCCATCTTGGcggaacaaacaaagcaacaaacccCAATATTAGAGCGGATACTGTCCAGAGGTGATAAAGCAACAGCATCCACATGTTCAAAAGAGTCTGCTCTTGCTGCTTCGTGTTTTACAAACTtcgagagattttttttaaatgtgatCCAAAGTACAACTGATCACAAGGCTCCACGCCTAAAGCATCTTTAGGCCTTGCTTCAAATTAATACACAAGTAGCTGAGCAAGTTTTAGACGCCAGCGACAATATTGAATTCTTCCCTTTCTTCTTAGGCTCCATAACCTCGGGAGGTATTCATTGTCCGCCATTACGCTGTAATCTTCTCTAGCCCTCCAAGAACACTGAGAAAACCTTGTGAATTTTCGCTGGATGAACTCGAGCGCGACGAAGATGAGCTGTCGAAGTAGAATCTCCAACATCCTAGACACCTGAGATGCCTCTCAGATCATTAAGATGTGCTCTGAAGGTGGGTTTTTCGAAGCTCCAAAACCGAACGATTCCATCCGGAAGTACTCCGAGGATCACATTTGGGGGAAAATTAGTCCACAAAGAGTAGTGGACCAAGGGTATTACACTCTCTTGTAGCGTTGCGGAAGTTGCGCGAAGAGTTGAGAACAATTTTTAAGCAGCGTTTGCTAGAGACTGTTTAGCTAATCTTGGCTACTCATCTCCTAGCGCTACCTTGACTTTATTTTGCATAATCGCACTTGTTGCATAATCGTTTAAAAACGCCATACATCAAGACTAATTCAAAGACCCCATTAACGCCGGTACAACCGGGGGAAAAGTCTCGAAAacgtcagtttttttttattgactaGAAACGCAGCAAACACGGACACGAGTAATGGGGTTGTGATCTGATCAAGCACATGAGATATTCATCATAATTTTGCGGGTTTTTGTGGACATGGAAAATGTGGTGTTGGAAGAGATTGAATTCTTATCATTCTCGCCAAGATGTTACTTTGTTTCGGGAGGATAGTTTTCTCTCTTTATTAAAcctgagtgtgtgcgtgtgtatgagaggaaagaaagaacgagagagagagagagagagagagagagagagagagagagagagggagagtggTTTGAATGTGAGAGAAGATggtaaaaacacaaacaaaagaaacacatgGAAGGAAATCATAGATGCCTTAAGGTTTGTTTTTAAGACGATCTGCAATTAGTGAGTGGtagtgtgtaaaaaaaaaaacaaacaaaacagaaaacttatatgaaacgaaatcaaatacagaaaacaaaacgtaaaTGCGTAAACAGAATACGACAAAACATGAAAAGCAAAGAGAAGGAAacaagcgagagaaaaaaagtgttaagGATTTCTAACAATTAAAAAGttattgttttcgattttctgttttcttttcttccttttttttgtctaatcaCATTAGGTGTTTCATCACCACGGCCTGTAAGAAAGAGAGCgcgaccaaaaacaaaaaagaataaacaaaaGTAAACATACAAAATAGCTAAAAAGCTAACATACGTAAACCAAATTAAAAGAGAAGTATGAATTCATAAACAGATaccagaaataaaatttaaacaaacacgTAGTAGAACGAACTTAAACTCACGAAATCACGACTAAAAACAACTAATGTAAAgtaaacaacagaaaaacacaTATACAATTGGAAGAACGGATGAggaaatggttggaaaatatgGCGGATCGCTGGAACAGAATTGGATACGTTCGTTGCCAACCGTTGTCCGGGGGCTCTTTTGTTCAGGATTGCTTACAGTTAGTAATTAACCTAATCGTAATCTGAGTATAGCTGTCTATTTACAacaaccacatacacacatacatagaaATTTACATCAAACACGTACCCACAAGCACACAAAGGCAGacaggaaagaaaatgaagttGACAAAAGGgtcaaaagccaaaaaaaaacaagtaacaAAACTGTTGAACTGTTGCAGAAGTATTTGGATTTGGATGCATTTCTGCTCTGGTGTAttcgaccccccccccccccccccccccctcccccctttgTAATAACACGGCGCTGCATATAGACCATATTGTTGCCTGTACGCGATGAAACatcattaaaaaagaaaaaccaagaaCATACATAAACAAAAGTGGATACAACCATCCTAcggtgcatgtgtgtatgtgtgtgtgtgtgtgtgtgttgcgagAAAATCATTAGAAAGAAAACTCTGCGGTTGTTGGTTAACGTCGCATGTTGAATCTACCGGAAAGATCAGTTCTAAATGACACTTGTTTTGAGAAGTTCTATCATGCATATGACAGATATTAAGGAAATTGCTCAACCACCTCGTATCGATGAGTTCTCGAATGATGTCGATAAATCATCCGCACACACTCGTGTACTTcagctgcttctgctgcttccCTGTGGCCTTGGCCTGATGTTTAGGACCATTCCGTATGCAATTTTTGACTTCGATATAAGCCACCAGCTGGATCATTTCAGAATATGTTCGCAAACATGACCAAGCAACAATAGTCTGAAGCCTGGGAATATTCTGAACAAACCAGTAGAGGATGTGCTAGGCTTGTACGCTGGGGCACAAAGCACTAATCAGGTCatgagtgtttttttcctgGAGCTTTCCTAGCATCAATAGACGATGCTATAGTCGCCTGCTAGTAGATGCTATTCTagtcgccaaaaaaaaattaaccgcTTTAGGACATCTATGTAGGGCGCCTTGATAAACTGGCGTACAATGaagtcatgttttttttttcaattttttggcAAGGAATTCACTGAGTACTGGAACAAGCTTCTCGATCAGGATATGTGTCGAGTGGCAGGATCAAGCCACTTGGAAGCCCTCACTTTGACAGATGAATCAACTTTTCCTACCTTAACGGCGTTATccgaaaaagaaatgttgcaGCCATTCCTGTTGGGAGCAGAATCCTAAACAGCGAAGTCAGATATTACGGAGAATGGAAACTTTATATTGGCGGTAAAACACGGTCGCACGTACTCGTACTCATGTCATGGAATATATTCATCTAGAACACGCAGACATACATACATAAACGGCTGTCATCGCAGAGGGCCAAGACATTGCTATTTCGAACAATCCCAACCATTAAGAGCCTTGACAAATTGGGAATACGATCAAGTCATCAGACACTCAGAGCCTTCCCATCCACCTGTAACTCCCAACAAGCTCGGCAAGGGGGCGTACaaccagtaaaaaaaaaggtccccCTTTTAAGTACTCCTACAGTATGTGTGGGCTGTGAGTGAGtggtcttcttctttttttcgtcaAGTTTTCGACTCTGATTTATTTTTCGGTTATGGGTAaaatttttatatgttttacata
This genomic window contains:
- the LOC126557471 gene encoding E3 ubiquitin-protein ligase makorin-2-like, with the translated sequence MEKGKDVVMPVVPPLDNAAAAQIVCRFFQYGTCRFGSSCRFIHPAAPTAHETHGSSCGSSCGSSGSSHSSSNSSSTGTSPAANHTLAAKKKEDTESKLNPTTLDLSRWIDAPVFVPKSKLSTQQQQQKEQTPRKKLQHKELKDAEHEDEEEEEEDDEERNNEADNEADNEEEEEEEEAADAEDGAVGYAGSSLLSYANVVTMNNNHNGQDIALAPGEIGLCINYEKDGICPIADCVYLHGELCELCQQYCLDPRDKEQQRRHNADCIREHELEMEHAFAVQRSRDKSCGICLEVVMEKRAREQRFGILPNCKHTFCLGCIRTWRKANNFANKIKRSCPTCRVPSDFVCPSFVWVECGEEKKRLIENYKQACNNTDCMHFKKGSGNCPFGNKCFYRHALPSGELVDLGAPSRRRNLTRGRHRDMDHADTLQLQEIFATIIAPRSWLLHDYMDSIFSDLDYSEDDLEYFSGRGGGFPSDSSDYEDDFMFDLI